The stretch of DNA ataaatgggcggcctgtagcgtagtggtcccgttgggcccttgagcaaggcccttaaccctgcattgctccaggagaggattgcctcctgcttagtctaatcttagtctggataagagcgtctgccaaatgccattcatgcaGTGTACTCTAATGTAATCCCACCGTTTCCCTGGAATGAGTCGCCCTCTGGTGGTGGATGAGAAACATTCAGTCACTGATTTCTAtgagtttttcattttaaataaatcatctggaaaatatataaacattgtGTTAAATCCCTGCTTTTCCTCAATAATCTGAATGAGGTTTCTAAATAAAAGCATGTGGAAGGAGATGGACTCAAAagctaataataaaaaaaaaaaaaaacaatgacacaatTTTTGAACTGAAATGTACGTTTATTTGGCATTCAGGTTTTAGTGCTCTTAACTGTTTAGGGCAGCATCAGTTTTTTTCTGTCAATAGCCCCAGTTTGAAAAATTGTTGTCTCCTCACAAATCCACAAATATAGAGGCACACTTGGCTCTGGTTTGGAGATGGTCGCTGTCACTGAAACTAGGGATATTGCTTATCCCTGTAGGCTATACCAGAGGAAACTCTCAGTTAGTGCGGTTCCTGATTGGTATGGGATTATTTATTTGTAGTACAGTAGCTAACCCTGTGTTGTTGATGGTGGTGACAAGCTAAGGCTACATGCAGCTAGGCTATGTCAAGTTCATTGTAAGAATTAGGAAAATAAACTGCTATTTTTTGGGGAAGAATATTCCTATTACAGCAGCTGCAATAAATCAATATTAGTGTTTGTGGATGTGAGACGAATCTCACAAGATTCGACAAATGAAACCCGAAACCTCAGTacttaagtatttggacggttGTACAACTTGGAtccgtactccagcacattggatttaaaatgaattaggTTTTTAAAATCAATGTTAGGTGTTCCATGTacgaattgcatcccttttatacatagtctctcccattttaggggaccataagtaattggacagctggcTTCTCCGCTGTTAGTCCAGTGTATTCAAACGTATCCTTAGTGTATGTataagagctttcagtatctactcttgattctcggcttttgattgtctttggtATCTGTTACtggcatttttcaacattaGGACCAGCGTGGTGCCATTGAAAGTCAGGGAACCCGTTGCGAGACTGAGACAGAccgagacataggccaaactaCACGAGTGATATTATTTCGGGGTGTAACGTTGTTTCCCGTCTGCCTGTTCCCCGCAGGGGCGCATCGCCTGTGCGAACGTGCTGAGCGACCTGTACGCCATGGGCGTCACCGAGTGCGACAACATGCTGATGCTGCTGAGCGTCAGTCAGAAGATGAACGACAAGGTCAGCACACGCAGCGCAATGccgtctgacctctgtgtgctccctccccctctctccccccctctctctttctcctcctcgcTTTCTCTCAAAGTGAATATGAGTTTATGGAAGAGAAGCTTACGTCTCTGAACGGATAATAAAAAGGACTGTAAAAAGACATGGGTGTATGAGAATGaactccaaaagaaaataagttTTGTCAGCTTTGATTAAAAACGATGAGTGATGCGTTCCTGGGATGATGTGAGTTTTCCCGTGTGGCCCTGCGGTTCCTGCAGGAGCGGGATAAGGTCATGCCCCTGATGATCCAGGGCTTCCGTGACGCCGCGGAGGAGGGCGGGACCTCAGTCACGGGCGGACAGACCGTCATCAACCCCTGGATCATCATCGGGGGAGTGGCCACGGTCGTGTGCCAGCCCAACGACTTCATCATgtgagtccctccctctgggcggtctgcctgtgtttgtatttagaGTGCGTTAATCCTGTGCTCGCATGTACAGTGTGGGGATTAATCCTGTGTTCGTACGTACGGAGAGTGCGTTAATCCTGTGTTCGTACGTACAGACAGTGCGTTAATCCTGTGCTCGCATGTACAGAGTGTGGATTAATCCTGTGTTCGTACGGACGGAGAGTGCGTTAATTCTGTGTTCGTACGTACGGAGAGTGCGTTAATCCTGTGTTCGTACCTACGGAGAGTGCGTTAATCCTGTGTTCGTACGTACGGAGAGTGCGTTAATCCTGTGTTCAATGCACATCTGCTGCAAAACGATCATTTTTAGAATAGATATTTTCAGGCAACTTGTTTGGAATTGAGCTTGCAAGAGTTTTGTGAGTCCGTCATCAAATAAATGGATGAAAGGTGTAGGTTGTACTTCATTCTACATCGCTCTGGATCAGAGCTCTGTTGTGTAGTTTAAGTGGTTGTGCGAAAGCCCTAAATCACTGTGGATGATGAGTAATCATGCCACAAATGACTGCTCTACCTGTCGCGGGCCAAATTGCAACgcggctgccccctactgtcggaacaCTGCAACTATTATTTCCTGCCCGGCAGCATTCTACCCACAGAGgcaaaatgtcaaatgaaacacaaaaccattaTAACTCCCTCCAtgtcagggcaccataatgtttctACAAATAACGTGCCCCGTGTTTTATCAATGAGATGTGTTGGGTCTGTGttcactccctctcctctcccaggcCAGACAGTGCGGTCCCAGGGGATGTGCTTGTGCTCACTAAGCCATTGGGAACGCAAGTGGCCGTCAACGCCCATCAGTGGCTGGACAATGTGAGCACATAACTATTCATACGAATGAAATAATTAGTTGGTGTGAATAATAATTTGCACAGCAACTGCAACTATAAACTATATTCCATTCCTTCATGTCTATGATTGCTTAGTTgatgttacatttttattttctttattgtttaaAGATGGCTGACAGCCCAGCCtcggttttttttgtttgttttgtttagtttatttttactttattcagaTGGAGATTGCAGAGAGGGTAACTGATGGGAAATTCTTGGCAGTACAGTTGTAGCCAGTTGCTGTGGTTTCGGGGGTTCCGCCTATGGGCGTGGCATTTCTTACTTTGCTCTTACATAGGCAAATTATGTGCTCAGAATTCATTAATgatataaaaacaacacatcgAATATgaaattttcttttctctctttagcCTGATAAATGGAATAAAATCAAGCTGGTGGTGTCAAAGGAAGAGGTGGAGCAGGCATATCAAGAGGCGATGCTGAATATGGCCACATTGAACAGGACAGGTAACTCCTTTTCCCTAAACCCAGGACAGGTAACACACTGTCTCTTACTCTAAACCCGGGACAGGCAACACACTGTCCCTTACTCTAAACCCAGGACAGGTAACTCCTTTTCTCTAAACCCAGGACAGGTAACACACTGTCCCTTACTCTAAACCCGGGACAGGCAACACACTGTCTTACTCTAAACCCGGGACAGGTAACACACTGTCCCTTACTCTAAACCCAGGACAGGTAACACACTGTCCCTTACTCTAAACCCAGGACAGGTAACACACTGTCCCTTACTCTAAACCCAGGACAGGTAACACACTGTCCCTTACTCTAAACCCAGGACAGGTAACACACTGTCCCTTACTCTAAACCCAGGACAGGTAACACACTGTCCCTTACTCTAAACCCGGGACAGGCAACACACTGTCTTACTCTAAACCCGGGACGGGTAACACACTGTCCCTTACTCTAAACCCAGGACAGGTAACACACTGTCCCTTACTCTAAACCCAGGACAGGTAACACACTGTCCCTTACTCTAAACCCAGGACAGGTAACACACTGTCCCTTACTCTAAACCCAGGACAGGTAACACACTGTCCCTTACTCTAAACCCGGGACAGGCAACACACTGTCTTACTCTAAACCCGGGACGGGTAACACACTGTCCCTTACTCTAAACCCAGGACAGGTAACACACTGTCCCTTACTCTAAACCCGGGACAGGTAACACACTGTCCCTTACTCTAAACCCGGGACAGGCAACACACTGTCTTACTCTAAATCCGGGACAGGTAACACACTGTCCCTTAATCTAAACCCAGGACAGGTAACTCCTTTTCTCTAAACCTGGGACAGGTAACACACTGTCCCTTACTCTAAACCCAGGACAGGTAACACACTGTCCCTTACTCTAAACCCAGGACAGGTAACACACTGTCCCTTACTCTAAACCCAGGACAGGCAACACACTGTCTTACTCTAAACCCAGGACAGGTAACACACTGTCTTACTCTAAACCCAGGACAGGTAACACACTGTCTTACTCTAAACCCGGGACAGGTAACACACTGTCCCTTACTCTAAACCCAGGACAGGTAACACACTGTCCCTTACTCTAAACCCAGGACAGGTAACACACTGTCCCTTACTCTAAACCCGGGACAGGCAACACACTGTCTTACTCTAAACCCGGGACGGGTAACACACTGTCCCTTACTCTAAACCCAGGACAGGTAACACACTGTCCCTTACTCTAAACCCGGGACAGGTAACACACTGTCCCTTACTCTAAACCCGGGACAGGTAACACACTGTCCCTTAATCTAAACCCAGGACAGGTAACTCCTTTTCTCTAAACCTGGGACAGGTAACACACTGTCCCTTACTCTAAACCCAGGACAGGTAACACACTGTCCCTTACTCTAAACCCAGGACAGGTAACACACTGTCCCTTACTCTAAACCCAGGACAGGCAACACACTGTCTTACTCTAAACCCAGGACAGGTAACACACTGTCTTACTCTAAACCCAGGACAGGTAACACACTGTCTTACTCTAAACCCAGGACAGGTAACACACTGTCTTACTCTAAACCCGGGACAGGTAACACCGCTGCATACACATAGAGTCACTGCAGAACCCCTTATGCAATCCACCTGAATCTTCAAACCCCGTAACTCCCTCTGAGACGTACCTGCACGTCATACCTGAGAAAGTCATGTGTTGGAGGGGGGCAGGTGTTGAGTTAGTTCCCAGAAGTCCCAGGTCCTGGAGTTCAGGAGATGATTTCTGTCCTTGGCTCCTCGTCCCCACCAGCTGCCGGCCTCATGCACACCTTCAACGCCCACGCTGCGACCGACATCACGGGGTTCGGCATCCTGGGCCACGCCCGCAACCTGGCCCAGCAGCAGCGCAGCGACGTGGCCTTCGTCATCCACAACCTGCCCATCCTGGCCAAGATGACCGCCGTCAGCAAGGCCTGCGGGAGCATGTTCGGCCTCCTACAGGGCACCTCCTCCGAGACGTCCGGTCAGTGCTGGAGCCACACCCTCACTGTGTGCTTTGTACCCTGAATCGGTCATAATTGGTTTTATGTGTTAACCCCTCTGTGTTGGTCTCTCAGGGGgggttgtgtagtgtgtgttggtCTCTCTCAGGGGGGTTGTGTAGTGTGTTATTCTCTGTTGGTCTCTCAGGGGGGTTGTGTAGTGTGTTGGTCTCTCTCAGGGgggttgtgtagtgtgtgctggtctctctcaggggggttgtgcagtgtgttaatcTCTGGTTGGTCTCTCAGGGGGGTTGTGTAGTGTGTTATTCTCTGTTGGTCTCTCAGGGgggttgtgtagtgtgtgttggtctctctcaggggggttgtgtagtgtgtgctggtctctctcaggggggttgtgtagtgtgtgttggtctctctcaggggggttgtgcagtgtgtgttggtctctctcaggggggttgtgtagtgtgtgttggtctctctcaggggggttgtgtagtgtgtgctggtctctctcaggggggttgtgtagtgtgtgctggtctctctcagggGGGTTGTGTAGTGTGTTAATTTCTGTGTTGGTCTCTCTCGGGGGTTGTGTAGTGTGTTGGTCTCTCGGGGGGGTTGTGTAGTGTGTTAATCTCTGGTTGGTCTCTCTCAGGgggttgtgtagtgtgtgttggtctctctcaggggggttgtgcagtgtgttaatcTCTGGTTGGTCTCTCAGGGgggttgtgcagtgtgttaatcTCTGGTTGGTCTCTCTCAGGGgggttgtgcagtgtgtgctggtctctcaggggggttgtgcagtgtgttaatcTCTGGTTGGTCTCTCTCAGGGgggttgtgcagtgtgttaatcTCTGGTTGGTCTCTCAGGGgggttgtgcagtgtgttaatcTCTGGTTGGTCTCTCAGGGgggttgtgtagtgtgtgttggtctctctcaggggggttgtgtagtgtgtgctggtctctctcaggggggttgtgtagtgtgtgctggtctctctcagggGGGTTGTGTAGTGTGTTAATTTCTGTTGGTCTCTCTCGGGGGTTGTGTAGTGTGTTGGTCTCTCGGGGGGGTTGTGTAGTGTGTTAATCTCTGGTTGGTCTCTCTCAGGgggttgtgcagtgtgttaatcTCTGGTTGGTCTCTCTCAGGGgggttgtgcagtgtgttaatcTCTGGTTGGTCTCTCTCAGGGgggttgtgcagtgtgttaataTCTGGTTGGTCTCTCAGGGgggttgtgcagtgtgttaatcTCTGGTTGGTCTCTCTCAGGGgggttgtgcagtgtgtgctggtctctcaggggggttgtgcagtgtgttaatcTCTGGTTGGTCTCTCTCAGGGgggttgtgcagtgtgttaatcTCTGGTTGGTCTCTCAGGGgggttgtgcagtgtgttaatcTCTCTGGTTGGTCTCTCTCAGGGgggttgtgcagtgtgttactCTCTGGTTGGTCTCTCAGGGgggttgtgcagtgtgttaatcTCTGGTTGGTCTCTCTCAGGGgggttgtgcagtgtgttaatcTCTGGTTGGTCTCTCTCAGGGgggttgtgcagtgtgttaatcTCTGGTTGGTCTCTCTCAGGGgggttgtgcagtgtgttaatcTCTGGTTGGTCTCTCTCAGGGgggttgtgcagtgtgttaatcTCTGGTTGGTCTCTCTCAGGGgggttgtgcagtgtgttaatcTCTGGTTGGTCTCTCAGGGgggttgtgcagtgtgttaatcTCTGTGTTGGTCTCTCAGGGgggttgtgcagtgtgttaatcTCTGGTTGGTCTCTCTCAGGGgggttgtgcagtgtgttaatcTCTGGTTGGTCTCTCTCAGGGgggttgtgcagtgtgttaatcTCTGGTTGGTCTCTCTCAGGGGGGTTGTGTAGTGTGTTAATCTCTGGTTGGTCTCTCAGGGGGGTTGTGTAGTGTGTTAATCTCTGTGTTGGTCTCTCAGGGgggttgtgcagtgtgttaatcTCTGGTTGGTCTCTCTCAGGGgggttgtgcagtgtgttaatcTCTGGTTGGTCTCTCTCAGGGgggttgtgcagtgtgttaatcTCTGGTTGGTCTCTCTCAGGGgggttgtgcagtgtgttaatcTCTGGTTGGTCTCTCTCAGGGgggttgtgcagtgtgttaatcTCTGGTTGGTCTCTCAGGGgggttgtgcagtgtgttaatcTCTGGTTGGTCTCTCTCAGGGGGGTTGCTGATTTGCCTGCCGCGGGAGCAGGCGGCTCGGTTCTGTGCGGAGATGAAGTCGAGCCGGCTGGGCCTGGGCATGGGGGCGGGGCCTGAGGCCGGGGCCGGGGAGGGCCAGCAGGCCTGGATCATCGGCATCGTGGAGAAGGGGAACCGCTGCGCCCGAATCATCGACAAGCCCCGCATCATCGAGGTCCTGCCCCGCGGCTCTGTCAGCGGAGCCCAGGAGGGGAGCAACAACAACGCCAACAGCACGGGGGCCCCCAGTCCTGCCGACACGCAGGGCCCCCCGCTCAACTGAAGCCCCCCCGCTCCCTGACCCTAGCACCTGTGCCCCTGTCCTGCCCCTCTGTCTCAGCCCTGACCCagtcctgcccctctctccgccCTGACCCAGTCCTGCCCCTCTGTCTCAGCCCAGTTCTCTTCACCCCATCCGTTCATCGCTTCCTCAGCAGGCTCTCTCCTCACTCGTCAGTCTGTTGTCTTTCTCATCGCTCTCTCCGCTTCACCTGCCCGCTCTTCCGTCTCCTCTCTTACcccgagtgtgcgagtgtgtgcgtttcCCCTCCTCTGAGCTGTGCATTTCTCCCCCTATTCTGCCACAGGGTTGAGAGCAGCagaccaaaacattttttttctcggTGGGAGGCAGGACAGATGCCTATGTTAGCTCCTGTTCTGTTCTCTCCTGTTCATCTGCCATTTCTTCAGCGCTCCTTCTCATCCTGGCTAGAGCTAAGATGGCTCTATTCTGGTCTTTCTGCCGAGATTTGCACAGTAGCCTTGTGTGTTGCTCTACCAGTTAGTCTTCAGTGTGGCAGGGAACGGCTTAATGCAGCGCTACTCtgctccacgtcctgcgggccgcagtgtctgcagcgctactcaaccccacgtcctgggggccgcagtgtctgcagcgctactcaaccccacgtcctgggggccgcagtgtctgcagtgctactcaaccccacgtcctgggggccgcagtgtctgcagcgctactcaaccccacgtcctgggggccgcagtgtctgcaggtattcgctctgaccgtgcgctacaccacctgctttcactcattatttgacctgcttggttcagacaGAAAGGTTGTTAATGAAGTGAATGCCTGTAGACACTGGCCCGCTGGGCGTGGGGCTGAGTAGCGCTGGCTTCATGCACGAGTGGGTTTTATGGTGGTGGGCTGTTCGCTTTTGTACAAGGGaaataaacattccaaaatGTGTCTGCTTTATGCACAATTGATTGAAAACCAAAAACGTTTTTCGAAACAAACGTAACTCGATATTTGAGGGAATCTGGCTATAATTGTGTTTAAAATTGGTGCGACAGTTGGgatgggaaaaaataaaataaaataaaaatcttgttATTCCAACTATCAGAATTATCAGAAAGTTCAGCcaagaaatattttaatatgacatgacaggtatttggcagacgctcttatctagagcaacatacaacaaagtaaTATCTGGATGATcagcatattttgaaacatgaTCTTCCCTACCAGTGTGTCCCTTGCGCGTACATGTTTTTGTAATGTTCTTTAAATGGCTTTATGGGACTTTGGAACACCCCACTTTAATGGTgcttgtaagttgatgtacggATATCTGTTTCATCTTAGCGGCTCTACCTGGATGTGTTGCCATATGAAATGGGGTGttcaaaatttatttttatttttatatacaagGTTCCATATAGAatgttgtgtattttggggagacgGTGACCATTGCCAATAACAAAGAGGTGGCTTCTGAATAATTGGTGATATTGTTGCAATTGAACTTGTGGAGGGGGGTATTTAATGATGGGTACTGTTAAACCAATGGACTATGTGAACAGAATTGgccttttttggtttgtttgttgtttcccGCATTTTGTtcaatttcttttaaaaagatCTTTCAACCGTGATGTTCCTTGTGGTTTTCTCTTGATTAATCATCCATATAAACAAAATGCTGACAGTTAAACTGGCTCCGCCCTTACGCCCAGAGAGAGGCTTGAGCAGCTCCCTCTGGACCAATGGGGAGGATCCAGCGTTCCAGCACTGCCAGCGGATTGGTCGGAGTGGCACAAATCTCCTGCTTCCTTCTGTTTATGATGCTCTGCCCGCCAAACCCCGGCCAATGGGGATGGGTGGAGTTGATGTCACTGTAAAGAAGGGGGCAGACCCCTGAGTTGTTCTGTCCAATCGGCTGGCTACttggcatttattttttttttgttcattttcctcCTCAATCACTGTCAATAAAATATGGGTGTAGATTCTTTCCAGTGTCTGTGCCTGTTTAATTGAGTTTAATATAGCGTCTTGTTTCGGACTGCAGTGAGTGTGTCCCACACAGCACGTAAGcaactagcgacccacctgtCCCTAGCGACCCACCTGTCCCTAGCGACCCACCTGTCCCTAGCAAACCACCTTCCTAGGGTGCGTCCCATTAGCCGGGAAGTGCATACTCCACAACTCCACAACCACCCTCCTCCCCCGGAAACCGATCTGTGTGGTCTCCTTCCCTCCACTGTCCTGTTGTCTAAGTAGATGGAACAGAAGGTTCTGATCTACAGTGAGTGTGTCCCACACAGGAGTTTAAGAATTTAAGGGCTTccttgcctgctgtttttgtcgGCTACCTTTTCATATCCACAGCCAATTTTGAGCCTTGGAAGCAAAGTGTTCGGACACTAGTCAATCAGTAAGCTAAACCATGCTGGGTAATCGCCAAATCATTTGATGAAGCTGGgaaggatttacaatggccttcCCTAAGGTAGATTGTTTTTGCAGCCTCTGCTAGATACTCTACTACTTCCATTCAACTGCCAGTAATAATGGATGTTTTCACATACTTGTGATCTTCCACCATAAATGGTCAATTATGTTTCCCTCTAAGCATCAACTGTGGGAAAATTTTAATTGTCTCACGAAATATAGCtcatatggcattaactgtgtaatttgttAACatgtgcccacttctactaATGTGCAGAAGCTGTCTACCAGCGGAAATTTCCACTGAACTGTAGCAACGTgagcaaatatgtgtcatagggcatgaataCCAGTCAGATAAGAGAAGCAAAACAGGATCCCACCTAACCACAaaggagggggccacactggattgaccccagagcttagaattgtttctcttggtgcatgtgttggctgctgactggatgGAGACcgggactgccccactctccgCAGCAACAGAATGTGTGTATAAGCTGTAACGAAGTATAAGGCATTGTTCTCCGCTTTCGGACccgatatgcatattgtataaagctgttgaaactctcacttgtgcagagctgttattgtgttgcagatttgtATCCTACACAACAGTGCCAAGTCTTTTCCATTAAATTATGTATTGTGTATATTTTCTATACATTTTGGACTGTTGACACTATCGGTGAGGTATAACGTCTGTTGAAAGAAATAACGATAAGcgattaaatatttataatacatttatgTAGTTATTTTAACCTAATCACATATTCCATTATACCTTCAAATTCACATCCCTTCAGCGATGATGTGGGGGTGACGGGATGGTCAGGGTATGGCCCTTTATCCGTCCCACAAATCAGACATACGAAAGGCCGAGGGAAGCTACCTACATCGCAGCAAGCCGATGATACAGCGACTGACGGGCCGGCTCTCTCGCTCACGCAGTTCTTCCTCTGGAAATTccaaactgtaaggttgtatttctccGTCAAAATCGAAAAACTCGTCCTCGACGAAGTCAGAGCCGTCCGTCATATCGCTCcggctagccaaggtaggtttGTGATATCTgtacgctaacgctaacgttaCCGTTAAAGCTGCCCATTGTCCCTCTCGGTTCGCCACTGCAGGCCGACGCTCTCAATGGGGAGCACCTCGCTTATCACGCTGCCTGTTGCATTTCCAGGTGTCTGGAATCACCTTTAGGAAATGCCGTTTCATCCATTAAAGTCAGCTGCAGAATGTAGCTGTGTGCAGTCGTCACAGTGAAGCATCCACTCTCATGGCATCTACCGGTATACACTGGTTCCCTGCTGAATCTTACATTTAGCTGTTATTTTTCATCCTTAAAAATCGACCAGTTTTTAGTTTTCCAGAGTGAAAGCACTGTGTATGCTACTTACTCCATCCTGGAGCTTCCTCATGTCCACCACATCCACCTTTGGGTCTGCAGTGGGTCTCAATGCAGGCCAGTTACATTAAAGTTTTAGTCATTTTGTCCGTTCCTCTTCTTCAGCCTTCTCAGTGATGGCCTCTTCTCCAGGCAGTGTCGCGCTCGGGCAGAGGAAGGTTTGATGGCGGCAGTGACGGCTGTGTCAGTGGCAGCGGTGGTGTGGTCTTCTGCAagccagttacattacagttttagTCATTTTACTGGTGCTGTTGAGTGACTTCAACTAACTTTACGACCAAACCATTTCAGCAGATATTTAATTAAGCAGTCCTTATTCAAGGGTGCAACAGTAGCGTTTCACCTGGATAAGTAAGCTACGTTTCTGTTACAAGCCCTGGGCCAACCTTTATGCTATACTGCCGGTCTATTTATTAAACTAGTGTTCAcccttaaaaaaacattctaataataataaaaggtgTGTTATTAGCTGACATTAAtcgacttacagttaattagactaagcagggtcaATCCCCCTGGgaaatgtgtggttaagggccttgctcaagggcccaacaactgtgcagatatggtggctacatcggg from Conger conger chromosome 14, fConCon1.1, whole genome shotgun sequence encodes:
- the sephs3 gene encoding selenide, water dikinase 3, coding for MSVSESTTPPVDTSSVAGLGAPFPVGYQAFQPEDHGLERGFRLTAFSDLKGUGCKVPQEALLKLLQGLEPDRPAPVMGEDGGTGTGGGDEASEYGQLAPVPHGPRLGIGMDSCVVPLRHGGLSLVQTTDFFYPLVEDPYMMGRIACANVLSDLYAMGVTECDNMLMLLSVSQKMNDKERDKVMPLMIQGFRDAAEEGGTSVTGGQTVINPWIIIGGVATVVCQPNDFIMPDSAVPGDVLVLTKPLGTQVAVNAHQWLDNPDKWNKIKLVVSKEEVEQAYQEAMLNMATLNRTAAGLMHTFNAHAATDITGFGILGHARNLAQQQRSDVAFVIHNLPILAKMTAVSKACGSMFGLLQGTSSETSGGLLICLPREQAARFCAEMKSSRLGLGMGAGPEAGAGEGQQAWIIGIVEKGNRCARIIDKPRIIEVLPRGSVSGAQEGSNNNANSTGAPSPADTQGPPLN